A part of Citrifermentans bremense genomic DNA contains:
- a CDS encoding transporter gives MSRLKTFRTTFFVLMQALCLLTAGGVRAEGPLVSTGIGFEFASGSYGLGTRTDSIYVPFTLAVYPSERLGFMLEIPYVYQSSSAVNTGVLLGPGGGQMAGMHKEAAAMPGSGGTMPGGGGTPGGGNGSGGGTSSTNQSRQGVGDLTLKGGYVLVPEGEFVPRVRPYLFVKIPTADRDQMLGTGEFDEGLAVELSKQFGNWYSFAEGGYTFQGKSSVLALKDYFSFNAGTGYQLGERFLPMVIVKAAGAPIEGASELLELRLKLKMLVGAKSGVDGYVAKGITRSTPDYGVGLAFYHDF, from the coding sequence ATGAGTAGATTGAAAACCTTCCGGACCACGTTTTTCGTTCTGATGCAGGCCCTTTGCCTGCTGACTGCGGGAGGGGTGCGTGCCGAAGGCCCCTTGGTCTCGACCGGTATCGGTTTCGAGTTCGCCTCAGGTTCCTACGGCCTGGGCACCAGGACGGATTCCATCTACGTCCCCTTCACGCTTGCGGTCTACCCCTCTGAGCGTCTCGGGTTCATGCTCGAGATCCCGTACGTCTACCAGAGCAGTTCCGCCGTCAACACCGGCGTACTGCTGGGTCCGGGGGGAGGGCAGATGGCCGGGATGCATAAGGAAGCAGCCGCCATGCCCGGATCGGGAGGCACGATGCCTGGAGGAGGCGGAACACCGGGCGGCGGCAATGGGAGCGGAGGAGGAACGTCCTCCACTAACCAGTCGCGCCAGGGGGTAGGGGATCTGACCCTGAAGGGTGGCTACGTCCTCGTCCCTGAAGGGGAGTTCGTTCCCAGGGTTCGTCCCTACCTCTTCGTCAAGATACCGACCGCGGACCGGGACCAGATGCTTGGGACCGGGGAGTTCGACGAGGGGCTGGCGGTGGAGCTCTCGAAGCAGTTCGGCAACTGGTACTCGTTCGCCGAGGGAGGCTACACCTTCCAGGGGAAGTCATCTGTGCTGGCCTTGAAGGATTACTTCAGCTTTAATGCCGGAACAGGTTACCAGCTGGGAGAAAGGTTTCTACCGATGGTCATAGTGAAGGCGGCCGGCGCTCCCATCGAGGGGGCCAGCGAGCTGCTGGAACTCAGACTTAAATTGAAGATGCTGGTCGGGGCCAAAAGCGGGGTCGATGGGTATGTCGCGAAAGGGATCACCCGGAGTACCCCGGACTACGGCGTCGGGCTGGCATTCTACCACGATTTCTAA
- a CDS encoding DNA-binding protein yields MKRFPLILIFAVLLNCQLLGQASAGFFGFGSEDKGKSGLDFSKGYDLNTVGTFSGRVTASPRLAENEQYIIEIESGSETVNLSVGPDSFWEKKGIPVKVNDEVTAKGARAQGRDGKTYLLTQKLVNRSTGKQLEIRSDRGEPAWSGRSAAGAAQMRGGIGFQGGGFMRGGGMMGGGGMMRR; encoded by the coding sequence ATGAAGCGCTTTCCCCTCATCCTCATATTCGCAGTTCTGTTGAACTGCCAGCTTCTGGGCCAGGCCAGCGCCGGTTTCTTTGGTTTTGGTTCAGAAGACAAGGGGAAAAGCGGCCTGGATTTCAGCAAAGGGTACGACCTGAACACGGTAGGGACTTTTTCGGGACGGGTTACTGCCTCGCCTCGGCTGGCAGAAAACGAGCAGTACATCATTGAGATCGAAAGCGGATCGGAGACGGTGAACCTGAGTGTCGGGCCGGATAGCTTCTGGGAGAAAAAGGGGATTCCGGTTAAAGTCAACGACGAGGTCACCGCCAAGGGGGCCCGCGCCCAGGGACGGGACGGCAAGACGTATCTCCTGACGCAGAAGCTGGTAAACCGCAGTACCGGCAAACAATTGGAAATCCGCAGCGACCGGGGCGAACCGGCATGGTCCGGACGCAGCGCCGCCGGTGCCGCGCAGATGAGGGGCGGTATAGGATTCCAAGGTGGCGGCTTCATGCGCGGCGGAGGAATGATGGGAGGCGGCGGCATGATGAGGCGCTGA
- a CDS encoding sigma-54-dependent transcriptional regulator has product MKGNILVVEDDATFRAFLETVLQDDGHQVQSAADGEKALRLLRQGSYDLVVSDLKLPGRSGLDLFRETRNDPSAPQFIFLTAYGKVGEAVAAIKEGAVDFLTKPLQDPEVLLRLVRHVIQEQLRERDYLSLKQCEAAGLPPEELIFAGQAMTPVRKLVHDVADTTANVLIFGESGTGKELVARTIHQLSSRRDAGFVALNCAAIPETLLESELFGHEKGAFTGAMQARQGKFELARGGTILLDEIGEMPLALQAKLLRVIQERVFERVGGTKEIKADVRLIAATNRNLREEVAERRFREDLYYRLNVFPLQLPPLRERIDAVPVLTRYFMQRFSLQSGKTLKGIEADALAALERYRWPGNIRELQNVMERAVILSRDKVGKTALPEEMLRKPEPDALDGRERLKSAEKEIIAEAIRKHGGNRRLAAEELGVSRRTLQYKLKDYGFLEES; this is encoded by the coding sequence ATGAAGGGAAACATTCTGGTGGTTGAGGATGACGCGACCTTCCGCGCCTTTCTGGAGACCGTGCTGCAGGACGACGGGCACCAGGTGCAAAGTGCCGCGGACGGCGAGAAGGCGCTTCGGCTGCTGCGGCAGGGAAGCTACGACCTTGTCGTCTCCGACCTGAAGCTTCCCGGAAGAAGCGGGCTAGATCTCTTCCGCGAGACGCGCAACGACCCATCCGCGCCGCAGTTCATCTTCCTGACGGCCTACGGAAAGGTCGGAGAGGCGGTCGCCGCCATCAAGGAAGGGGCGGTTGACTTCCTCACCAAGCCGCTGCAGGACCCCGAGGTGCTGCTCCGCCTGGTGCGTCACGTGATACAGGAGCAGCTCCGGGAGCGGGATTATCTTTCCCTCAAACAGTGCGAGGCTGCGGGGCTGCCGCCGGAGGAGCTCATCTTCGCCGGCCAGGCGATGACCCCGGTGCGCAAACTGGTCCACGACGTCGCCGACACCACGGCCAACGTTCTCATCTTCGGCGAAAGCGGGACCGGCAAGGAACTCGTCGCTAGGACCATACACCAGCTGAGCTCACGCCGGGACGCCGGTTTCGTCGCGCTCAACTGCGCCGCGATCCCGGAGACCCTCCTGGAAAGCGAGCTCTTCGGGCACGAGAAGGGTGCTTTCACCGGCGCCATGCAGGCGCGGCAAGGTAAGTTCGAGCTGGCCCGCGGCGGGACCATCCTCTTGGACGAGATCGGCGAGATGCCGCTGGCACTGCAGGCGAAGCTGCTGCGGGTGATCCAGGAGCGCGTCTTCGAGCGGGTGGGGGGGACCAAGGAGATCAAGGCGGACGTCAGGCTCATCGCGGCGACCAACCGGAACCTGCGCGAGGAGGTCGCGGAGCGCCGCTTCCGCGAGGACCTTTACTACCGCCTCAACGTTTTCCCGCTGCAGCTCCCTCCCTTGCGCGAAAGGATCGACGCCGTACCGGTTTTGACCCGGTACTTCATGCAACGCTTCAGCCTGCAGTCGGGCAAAACGCTCAAGGGGATCGAGGCTGACGCCCTGGCCGCCCTGGAAAGGTACCGCTGGCCCGGCAACATTCGGGAACTGCAAAACGTGATGGAGCGGGCGGTCATTCTCTCCAGGGACAAGGTCGGGAAAACCGCCCTCCCCGAGGAGATGCTGCGCAAACCCGAACCGGACGCGCTGGATGGCCGCGAGAGGCTCAAGTCGGCCGAGAAGGAGATCATCGCCGAGGCGATCAGAAAGCACGGCGGCAACCGGCGGCTCGCCGCCGAGGAACTGGGCGTATCCAGGCGGACCCTTCAGTACAAGCTCAAGGACTACGGCTTCCTGGAAGAAAGCTGA
- a CDS encoding two-component system sensor histidine kinase NtrB, producing the protein MFRKATLILGILATCSLLWFAVYNYRQAGPIAEENLRGLALTLSSAIENLAVSDPSLAGLAKFRTNDIAYFALVDREGRFRFHSNPDLIGTYLPGIRRGATPGFERSESRVTLGTGEQAFLLTAPVDLRGEILALHLTLHTYRADAVLRSAKLNMTIMLALIAVGWLLSLGLFRYARREEQHQAELARKDNLAKLGEMGALLAHEIRNPLAGIKGFAQVIAKKPQEARNELFAQNIVTEAVRLETLVNDLLAYAAGDGFPRERFDLSELIDHALSLLAPEALEREVTVSCRCTGSYYLSGSRDRFEQALLNLGKNALQAMVAGGVLEVACASAGGEAQISIKDTGHGIEEADLAKVFDPFFTTRARGTGLGLALCKKVIEEHGGTIKLESRMGQGTTVTLLLPCLAVDKEQT; encoded by the coding sequence ATGTTCAGAAAAGCTACGCTGATACTTGGGATCCTCGCCACCTGTTCCCTGCTTTGGTTTGCCGTCTACAACTACCGGCAGGCCGGTCCCATCGCCGAGGAGAACCTGCGCGGGCTCGCACTCACGCTTTCTTCGGCCATCGAGAACCTGGCGGTGAGCGACCCGAGCCTTGCCGGACTCGCCAAATTCCGCACCAACGATATCGCCTACTTCGCCCTGGTGGACCGCGAGGGGCGTTTCCGCTTTCATTCCAACCCGGACCTGATCGGCACTTACCTGCCGGGGATCCGGCGCGGTGCTACCCCTGGCTTCGAGCGAAGCGAATCGCGGGTCACCCTGGGTACGGGTGAGCAGGCGTTTCTGCTCACCGCTCCCGTCGATCTTCGCGGCGAAATCCTTGCCCTCCACCTCACACTGCATACCTATCGCGCCGATGCTGTTTTGCGCAGCGCGAAGCTGAACATGACCATCATGCTGGCGCTCATCGCGGTAGGCTGGCTTCTTAGTCTCGGCCTTTTCCGCTATGCCCGAAGGGAAGAACAGCATCAGGCCGAGCTGGCTCGCAAGGATAACCTGGCCAAGTTGGGGGAGATGGGGGCGCTTCTGGCCCACGAGATCAGGAACCCACTGGCCGGGATCAAGGGATTCGCCCAGGTGATAGCCAAAAAACCCCAGGAAGCGCGCAACGAGCTCTTCGCACAGAACATCGTCACCGAGGCCGTGCGGCTGGAGACGCTGGTGAACGACCTTTTGGCCTACGCCGCGGGGGATGGCTTCCCCCGGGAGCGCTTCGACCTGAGCGAGCTGATCGATCATGCGCTCTCGCTGCTGGCCCCGGAGGCCTTGGAGCGTGAGGTGACCGTTTCCTGCCGTTGCACGGGCTCCTACTACCTGTCGGGGAGCAGGGACCGGTTCGAGCAGGCGCTCCTGAACCTGGGTAAAAACGCGCTGCAGGCCATGGTAGCGGGCGGGGTACTCGAAGTCGCCTGCGCCTCGGCCGGGGGCGAAGCACAGATCAGCATCAAGGATACCGGGCATGGGATAGAGGAAGCCGACCTCGCCAAGGTGTTCGACCCCTTCTTCACCACCAGGGCCAGGGGGACCGGCCTGGGACTCGCGCTCTGCAAGAAGGTGATCGAGGAACACGGCGGGACCATAAAGCTGGAGAGCAGGATGGGGCAGGGGACCACCGTGACGCTCCTCTTGCCTTGCCTTGCCGTCGACAAGGAGCAGACATGA
- a CDS encoding GerMN domain-containing protein yields MKRFLRSCILFLVVAALAACNASERQSTQAEKPGLVKATKAFVKEFGPAPTVEKGTAYAFVIYFPSAKEPGKVLPFPFFSFDEASLKKVALTKLIGGLGDLKSYQGEIAQPFPPGTRLLELQQAERTATAVFSKELAAAWSDQGVVNAVVLTLKQFEGVDRVVIRVEGAPGGVDKEAQKADHSAVLPLGPPRLLSVTGMKEKGAATVEEVDAFFDRPVQIKELRLSAADGSPFEGEIYHSVFDMAGVLKPKSPAKFSAGLPVKVRWNVTDKVGRNSSGETQMVLEVREH; encoded by the coding sequence ATGAAGCGTTTTCTGCGTAGCTGCATACTCTTCCTTGTCGTAGCGGCGCTTGCCGCCTGCAACGCTTCCGAACGGCAGTCGACCCAAGCTGAAAAGCCCGGCTTGGTAAAGGCTACCAAGGCCTTCGTGAAAGAGTTCGGACCGGCTCCAACGGTGGAGAAGGGCACCGCCTACGCTTTCGTCATCTACTTCCCCTCGGCGAAGGAACCGGGCAAAGTGCTTCCCTTCCCGTTCTTCAGCTTCGACGAAGCGAGTCTCAAGAAGGTGGCGCTGACAAAGCTCATCGGCGGGCTTGGAGACTTGAAGAGCTACCAGGGCGAGATCGCGCAGCCTTTCCCCCCCGGAACACGTCTGCTGGAACTACAGCAGGCGGAACGAACGGCCACAGCCGTCTTCAGCAAGGAGCTGGCGGCCGCCTGGTCTGATCAGGGAGTGGTCAACGCGGTGGTTTTAACCCTGAAGCAGTTTGAAGGGGTGGACAGGGTGGTCATAAGGGTCGAAGGGGCGCCGGGGGGTGTGGACAAAGAGGCGCAAAAGGCGGACCACTCCGCCGTGCTGCCGCTTGGTCCGCCCCGTTTGCTGAGCGTGACGGGGATGAAGGAAAAGGGAGCCGCCACGGTGGAAGAGGTCGATGCCTTCTTCGACCGTCCGGTTCAGATAAAGGAGCTCCGGCTCTCGGCTGCCGACGGCTCCCCCTTCGAAGGGGAGATCTACCACTCGGTCTTCGACATGGCCGGCGTGCTCAAGCCGAAGAGCCCTGCAAAGTTCAGCGCGGGGCTGCCGGTCAAGGTGCGCTGGAACGTGACCGACAAGGTGGGGCGAAACTCCTCCGGAGAGACGCAGATGGTGCTGGAAGTGCGGGAGCACTGA